Proteins from a single region of Rhipicephalus sanguineus isolate Rsan-2018 chromosome 5, BIME_Rsan_1.4, whole genome shotgun sequence:
- the LOC119393011 gene encoding uncharacterized protein LOC119393011, with protein sequence MEARWEETIDHICEDMNCRYTQYVADCRESLQKADVDESVRKQLRRDMAEARSLLIAMLRDDFRNACEAFTDWRTLYLQRELHLSYMSLTEGDRFSLLASVLRYEVLECLPDLEKRTEERAAELWKALVEYHWRDVDGIFDEAK encoded by the exons ATGGAGGCCCGTTGGGAGGAGACAATTGACCACATCTGCGAAGACATGAACTGCAG GTACACCCAGTACGTGGCCGACTGCCGGGAAAGCCTGCAGAAAGCCGACGTGGATGAATCCGTGCGCAAACAGTTGCGTCGTGACATGGCCGAGGCTAGGAGCCTTCTCATCGCTATGCTGCGCGACGACTTCCGCAACGCCTGCGAAGCCTTCACGGATTGGCGCACGTTGTATCTGCAGCGCGAGCTGCATCTCTCCTACATGTCGCTGACCGAAGGCGACCGCTTCTCCTTGCTGGCGTCGGTGTTGCGCTACGAGGTCCTGGAGTGCCTGCCCGACCTCGAGAAGCGCACGGAGGAACGCGCCGCCGAGCTCTGGAAAGCGCTGGTCGAGTACCACTGGCGTGACGTCGACGGCATCTTCGATGAGGCCAAATAG